Proteins from one Buchnera aphidicola (Diuraphis noxia) genomic window:
- a CDS encoding SmdB family multidrug efflux ABC transporter permease/ATP-binding protein — translation MDHLIEFWPILKRLLVYLVPFKKQLILACILLFSGSISEVLGPILISYFINNILSKHQLYSATIFVVIITYILLQIISVFFNYFQSILFNKIAVKVINKLRKDVMNSALQQPISQFDCQPIGQMISKVTNDTEAVKELYDTVAPTLFKSIILIVIVLFAMFTLEWHMAIIALLILPVVMTIMFIYQKHSTPILRKVRYYLADINNKFNETINGINVIQQFCQQNRFKKSIKNSSELHYTARMKILKLEGFLLRPLLSLLSALVLCHFILLFSCFKVGVFEVGILYAFITYLGRLNEPLIAITIQQSVLQQSIVAGERIFNLIDSPKQKYGNNIKALKNGNINIKNVTFHYNNSKKYVLKNINIYIPSKNFIAFVGHTGSGKTTLANLIMGYYPVRNGKIYLDNQNIDSISHSILRKHLLMVQQDPIVLSDTIFANITLGRTISEEKVWKILDTVHLTSLVKSMPKGIYSMLGEEGNNLSAGQKQLLALARILVSPPKILVLDEATANIDSGTEKLIQKTLAYIRENSTLIVIAHRLSTIIDADLIVVLKKGKIIECGTHQSLLNKKSFYSKMYRLQLSKS, via the coding sequence ATGGATCATTTAATCGAGTTTTGGCCAATTTTAAAACGTTTATTAGTTTATTTAGTACCTTTTAAAAAGCAGTTAATTTTAGCCTGTATTTTACTTTTTAGCGGATCAATATCAGAAGTATTAGGACCAATTTTAATTAGTTATTTTATTAATAATATCTTATCTAAACATCAGTTATATTCTGCAACAATATTTGTTGTCATTATAACGTATATTTTATTGCAAATAATATCAGTTTTTTTTAATTATTTTCAAAGTATTTTATTTAATAAAATAGCGGTTAAAGTTATTAATAAATTACGTAAAGATGTAATGAATTCTGCTCTACAACAACCAATTAGTCAATTTGACTGTCAACCTATTGGACAAATGATTTCAAAAGTAACGAATGATACTGAGGCAGTAAAAGAACTGTATGACACAGTCGCACCTACTTTATTTAAAAGTATCATATTAATTGTTATTGTTTTATTTGCGATGTTTACTCTTGAATGGCATATGGCAATAATAGCATTATTAATTTTACCTGTAGTAATGACTATTATGTTTATCTATCAAAAACATAGTACTCCAATTTTAAGAAAGGTACGCTATTATTTAGCTGATATTAATAATAAGTTTAATGAAACTATTAATGGGATAAATGTCATTCAACAATTTTGTCAACAAAATAGATTTAAAAAATCTATTAAAAATAGTAGTGAATTACATTATACTGCACGTATGAAAATATTAAAATTAGAAGGTTTTTTATTAAGACCTCTTCTTAGTTTATTATCTGCTTTGGTATTATGTCATTTTATTTTATTATTTAGTTGTTTTAAAGTTGGTGTTTTTGAAGTAGGAATACTTTATGCTTTTATTACTTATTTAGGAAGACTTAATGAACCTTTAATTGCTATCACGATACAACAATCTGTATTACAACAATCTATTGTGGCAGGAGAAAGAATTTTTAATCTTATCGATTCACCTAAACAAAAATATGGTAATAATATAAAAGCATTAAAAAATGGAAATATTAATATTAAAAATGTTACTTTTCATTACAATAACTCTAAAAAATACGTACTTAAAAATATTAATATCTATATTCCTTCAAAAAATTTTATTGCATTTGTAGGGCATACAGGTAGTGGAAAAACCACTTTAGCCAATTTAATTATGGGGTACTATCCTGTAAGAAATGGAAAGATATATTTAGACAATCAAAATATAGATTCAATTAGTCATTCTATTTTAAGAAAACATTTGTTAATGGTACAACAAGATCCAATAGTACTTTCAGATACTATTTTTGCTAATATTACATTAGGAAGAACAATATCTGAAGAAAAGGTATGGAAAATATTAGATACAGTTCATCTTACATCTTTAGTCAAATCTATGCCAAAAGGTATTTACTCTATGTTAGGCGAAGAAGGTAATAATTTATCTGCAGGTCAAAAACAATTATTAGCTCTCGCTAGAATATTAGTTTCTCCTCCAAAAATACTCGTATTAGATGAAGCTACTGCAAATATTGATTCTGGAACAGAGAAATTAATCCAGAAAACATTAGCATATATAAGAGAAAATTCTACATTAATAGTAATTGCTCATAGACTTTCTACTATTATCGATGCTGATTTAATTGTAGTTTTAAAAAAAGGAAAAATTATTGAATGTGGGACTCATCAATCATTATTAAATAAAAAAAGTTTTTATTCAAAAATGTATCGACTGCAATTATCTAAATCTTAG